A region of Moorena producens PAL-8-15-08-1 DNA encodes the following proteins:
- a CDS encoding acyl-CoA-binding protein, whose translation MLTPNQIQHFEEKGWLGPLDIFTSSEVESVKKCIETNSSIKEVEGQPMMMLYNNVLNLNTSRDLHLFHQPIAEMFKNNKIVRVLNQLGGDNLLLWNSNVFCKMPGEGEIKWHQVYDSYDPSAYDPQKPALLYPNTEDIINISVWIALDDATLENGCLHFANGTHKEKFGRVQVPAEEGMFAGIKNHKMVWQGRRKYSVVFDFDDNEWEVEAVPARMGQAIIFTERVMHSSPPNKSKQQRRLGINGRYVPPSVQVYPHRLKGDFIDENFHNIKNHFCILVSGQDDYGINVVRDSHDLDNIELEFQTMSNLVRFGHVQLPKGKKEIELETLYQQAMEGDCLEEEPDPILQPRKYIQWQAWNQLKGMSCSEAMKQYSQIVAKLPVVDQKKELPLEEKIKAWLVAYIAKVFNIEADEVNSTLPFERYALGSADAANLVAELGAWLERDIPATALYSYPTIEFLAEHLVSSS comes from the coding sequence ATGCTCACACCAAACCAGATTCAACACTTTGAAGAAAAGGGATGGTTAGGCCCCCTAGATATATTTACAAGTTCAGAAGTGGAATCTGTCAAAAAATGTATAGAAACTAATAGTTCAATTAAAGAAGTAGAGGGTCAGCCGATGATGATGCTCTACAACAATGTCCTGAACCTCAACACATCTCGTGACCTTCATCTGTTTCATCAACCGATAGCCGAGATGTTTAAAAACAACAAAATTGTTCGGGTACTAAACCAGTTGGGTGGGGACAATTTACTATTGTGGAACAGTAATGTTTTTTGCAAAATGCCAGGGGAAGGAGAGATCAAATGGCATCAAGTTTATGATTCTTACGACCCCAGCGCTTATGATCCTCAAAAGCCAGCACTGCTTTACCCGAATACTGAAGATATTATAAATATATCAGTATGGATAGCGTTAGATGATGCTACTCTCGAAAATGGCTGCTTACATTTTGCTAATGGGACACACAAGGAAAAATTTGGGCGAGTCCAGGTACCTGCTGAGGAGGGAATGTTTGCGGGTATAAAAAACCATAAAATGGTTTGGCAAGGGCGGAGAAAATACTCAGTCGTGTTTGACTTCGATGACAATGAATGGGAAGTGGAAGCTGTACCAGCGCGCATGGGGCAAGCTATTATTTTTACCGAAAGAGTTATGCATTCCTCTCCCCCCAATAAGTCCAAGCAACAACGCCGACTAGGTATTAATGGACGTTATGTTCCTCCCAGCGTACAGGTTTATCCACACCGTTTAAAAGGCGATTTCATCGACGAAAATTTTCATAATATCAAAAATCATTTTTGTATCCTGGTATCAGGGCAAGATGATTATGGAATCAATGTCGTTCGTGATTCTCATGATCTAGACAATATAGAGTTAGAATTTCAGACCATGTCCAACTTAGTTCGCTTTGGTCATGTTCAACTACCTAAAGGCAAGAAAGAAATAGAGCTTGAGACTCTCTATCAACAAGCAATGGAAGGGGATTGTCTAGAGGAGGAGCCAGATCCGATTCTGCAACCTAGAAAGTATATTCAATGGCAAGCCTGGAATCAACTTAAAGGCATGAGTTGCAGTGAGGCGATGAAGCAATACAGTCAAATAGTAGCCAAACTGCCAGTAGTGGATCAAAAAAAGGAGCTGCCTCTAGAAGAAAAAATTAAAGCTTGGTTAGTCGCTTACATAGCCAAAGTTTTCAACATTGAAGCAGATGAGGTGAATAGTACTCTTCCTTTTGAGCGCTATGCTCTAGGCTCGGCTGATGCAGCAAATCTAGTTGCTGAGTTGGGAGCTTGGCTAGAACGAGATATTCCTGCTACTGCGCTTTATAGTTACCCAACTATAGAGTTTTTGGCTGAGCATTTAGTTTCGTCATCCTGA
- a CDS encoding zinc ribbon domain-containing protein encodes MPKPKKVGTTKKLSTQIVPVTGMTKSVEAELLSTMKKLGVVRAESYNKLGSINHWGIDWKKSFREVRTFRSPESLGLPSKLMDWAVCDVAKAISAQQAACIDAVVKKIYRKFPGVDNKAKRKELCKQLKTLAFLDNSLLHRWVRKKYQRGHSWVRNQIVYQQPGYKCKRLSRNTYQLELAGLIRGKRNKVVVKSNRKIKGQIRLIFNLDLGRFEVHFLVDHGTVEIPSERRSIGVDKGYTEAFYDSSGQAHGKGLGKVTTKKSDRICAKNRNRGKLWALHRKLEKIDPAKSARILENNLTRKTENRRYRQNQAELAAIIGAASKSLFNGEALKVFAEDLTQPIRNKRQSKAMSRRLTSWMKGKMRDSLQKWANWTGSVVTEVQPSYTSQIDSRNGTLLGHRTGDNFTGYDGVVLQADHNAAKNILARGTDKDITRHMNRVEVQAVLLRRTARYLRDIVGLDLLDAVAINLLDSKHSKSKAFKQLLSVI; translated from the coding sequence ATGCCCAAACCAAAGAAAGTAGGAACAACAAAGAAGCTATCGACTCAAATCGTCCCCGTCACTGGGATGACCAAGTCGGTTGAAGCTGAATTACTTTCTACTATGAAAAAATTGGGTGTCGTCAGGGCTGAGTCCTACAACAAACTAGGAAGCATAAACCATTGGGGAATCGACTGGAAGAAGTCATTTAGAGAGGTCAGGACTTTCAGGAGTCCTGAATCGTTGGGATTACCTTCCAAGTTGATGGACTGGGCAGTTTGTGATGTAGCGAAAGCGATCTCAGCACAGCAAGCCGCTTGTATTGATGCGGTAGTTAAGAAGATCTATCGGAAGTTTCCTGGCGTGGATAATAAGGCTAAACGGAAAGAATTGTGCAAGCAACTTAAAACTTTAGCCTTTCTGGATAACTCTTTACTTCACCGGTGGGTAAGAAAAAAATATCAGCGTGGACACTCTTGGGTCAGAAATCAAATAGTCTACCAGCAACCTGGTTACAAGTGCAAAAGACTTTCTCGCAATACTTACCAATTAGAATTAGCTGGACTCATCAGAGGAAAAAGAAACAAGGTCGTTGTTAAGTCTAACCGCAAAATAAAAGGTCAGATCCGATTAATATTTAATTTAGACTTGGGAAGATTTGAAGTTCATTTTCTAGTAGATCATGGAACCGTTGAAATTCCTTCTGAACGTCGGAGTATTGGGGTAGACAAGGGCTATACCGAGGCTTTCTATGATTCAAGCGGCCAGGCTCACGGCAAAGGATTGGGAAAGGTTACCACGAAGAAGTCAGATCGTATTTGTGCAAAGAACCGTAACAGAGGAAAACTTTGGGCGCTTCACAGAAAACTAGAAAAAATAGATCCAGCTAAATCAGCTAGGATTCTCGAAAACAACCTAACCAGGAAAACCGAAAATCGCCGTTATAGACAGAACCAAGCTGAATTAGCGGCGATAATAGGAGCAGCTTCTAAGTCTCTTTTCAATGGAGAAGCTCTAAAAGTTTTCGCAGAAGATTTAACGCAACCAATACGAAACAAACGCCAGTCCAAGGCTATGTCTCGCCGACTAACTAGTTGGATGAAAGGGAAAATGCGAGACTCCTTACAGAAGTGGGCTAATTGGACAGGTTCAGTTGTGACAGAAGTCCAGCCTAGTTACACGTCGCAAATTGACTCCAGGAATGGCACCCTGTTGGGGCACAGAACTGGGGACAATTTTACCGGATATGATGGGGTCGTGTTGCAGGCTGACCACAATGCTGCAAAAAACATTCTTGCTCGTGGTACCGACAAGGATATTACTCGGCATATGAATCGAGTAGAAGTTCAGGCAGTGTTGTTGCGTCGTACCGCGCGTTACTTGAGAGATATTGTGGGACTAGATTTACTTGATGCTGTTGCGATTAATCTTCTCGACAGTAAACATAGTAAATCTAAAGCTTTCAAGCAACTCCTCAGCGTGATCTGA
- a CDS encoding fatty acyl-AMP ligase has product MNTNKKFTSLIDLLCYRGTNEPNQKAYTFISNGKTETASLTYGELEKRSRAIAAQLQEMGVTRGERALLLYSQPLDFICAFFGCLYAGVIAIPAPPPDAIRLKRTLPRLQACVKDAQVSLVLTTSQISSQFPSEWQKDFGYNNMLLWLFTEEISEQLANQWQELKINLDAIAYLQYTSGSTSTPKGVVVTHNNVMHHSAYIKQAWNYTSDSIAATWMPYFHDYGLIDGLIQPIYSGITCYVMSPLTFVRRPTCWLEVISKYKVTHSQSPNFGYDYCVRQVTSEQLTNLDLRSWKTASNGAEPIRKDTIEKFIKTFEPCGFRPTAFFPAYGLAEATLLVATKSHNDVPEIASIAASALEKNQIVECDGNQKGTRYVVSCGFPICGIKVIIVNLNTLTRCASDEVGEIWVSDLSVAQGYWNRPEETKHTFEAYLADTGEGPFLRTGDLGFIKNGQLFVTGRLKDVIIIRGQNHYPQDIEFTVEQSHPALRKNSEAAFGVEVDGEEKLVVVQEVERSWLRKLDFDQVNGDIRQALMEQHELQVYAIALIQPGSIPKTSSGKIMRQACRIKFLEGTLEVINSGGGNPEHLRKLTVMSVMRATPKNGAHLG; this is encoded by the coding sequence ATGAATACTAATAAAAAATTCACCTCTTTGATAGACCTGCTATGTTATAGAGGAACAAATGAACCGAACCAAAAAGCCTATACCTTTATTTCTAATGGAAAAACAGAGACAGCCAGCTTGACTTATGGAGAATTGGAAAAGCGGTCACGAGCCATCGCAGCTCAGCTTCAGGAGATGGGGGTAACCAGGGGGGAACGAGCATTGCTGCTCTATTCACAGCCTCTAGATTTCATTTGTGCTTTCTTTGGATGTTTATATGCAGGAGTCATTGCTATTCCGGCTCCTCCACCTGATGCAATTCGATTGAAGCGAACTCTGCCTCGACTTCAAGCTTGTGTGAAAGATGCCCAAGTTTCTCTAGTGCTGACTACATCTCAAATTTCTTCTCAGTTCCCAAGTGAATGGCAAAAAGACTTTGGGTATAATAACATGTTGTTATGGTTGTTTACTGAGGAGATATCAGAGCAACTAGCAAACCAATGGCAAGAATTAAAAATTAATCTAGATGCCATAGCTTATTTACAATATACTTCTGGGTCTACATCTACGCCGAAAGGAGTTGTAGTGACCCATAACAATGTAATGCACCATTCTGCCTATATCAAGCAAGCATGGAACTACACTTCAGATAGTATTGCTGCCACTTGGATGCCTTACTTCCATGATTATGGTTTGATTGATGGACTTATACAGCCTATTTATTCTGGTATTACTTGTTACGTAATGTCACCATTGACATTTGTTAGAAGACCGACCTGCTGGCTAGAGGTTATTTCTAAGTATAAGGTAACCCATAGCCAAAGTCCAAACTTTGGCTATGACTACTGTGTTCGTCAAGTTACATCAGAACAATTAACTAATTTAGATCTTAGGAGTTGGAAAACAGCTAGTAATGGAGCAGAGCCAATTCGTAAAGACACTATAGAAAAATTTATTAAAACCTTTGAACCTTGTGGGTTCCGTCCCACAGCTTTTTTTCCAGCTTATGGTCTTGCAGAAGCAACTTTGTTAGTTGCTACCAAGTCTCACAATGATGTGCCTGAAATTGCCTCAATTGCTGCATCAGCACTAGAGAAAAATCAGATTGTTGAGTGCGATGGGAATCAAAAGGGAACTCGATATGTGGTTAGTTGTGGTTTCCCGATTTGTGGAATAAAAGTAATTATCGTCAATCTCAATACTTTAACTAGGTGTGCGTCAGATGAAGTTGGCGAAATTTGGGTATCAGATTTGAGTGTTGCTCAAGGTTATTGGAATAGACCAGAAGAAACAAAGCATACATTTGAGGCATATCTAGCAGATACTGGTGAAGGTCCATTTCTACGTACTGGTGACTTGGGGTTCATCAAGAATGGTCAGCTATTTGTCACTGGGCGCTTGAAGGATGTAATCATCATTCGAGGTCAAAATCATTATCCTCAGGATATTGAATTTACGGTTGAACAGAGCCACCCAGCACTGCGTAAAAATTCTGAGGCAGCATTTGGGGTTGAGGTAGATGGCGAAGAGAAATTAGTCGTGGTTCAGGAGGTGGAGCGAAGTTGGCTGCGAAAACTGGATTTCGATCAAGTAAATGGAGATATTCGTCAGGCTTTGATGGAGCAACACGAACTACAGGTTTATGCAATAGCATTGATCCAACCAGGTAGCATTCCTAAAACTTCAAGTGGCAAGATAATGCGTCAAGCTTGTCGGATTAAGTTTCTAGAGGGAACTTTGGAAGTTATAAATTCGGGTGGTGGTAATCCAGAACACTTAAGAAAACTAACTGTTATGAGTGTTATGAGGGCAACTCCAAAAAATGGGGCGCATCTGGGGTAG